The window GAACTTTGACATTACAGAGTTATCAAACAGAGCTCATATAGATTATGTATCAAAATCACACATGAAGAGCTGAAGCAAAGCAAGCACCAATTATACAAGTCACTACGAGTTAATACCCCCTTGAAGGACAGTCTCCCTTTTTGATGGATTTATGGCATGACATTCATTGCAGGTTGAAACAAACCAGCTGAAAAATCTCCAGAAAAAGCCTGCAATTCGCTTTCCCTTACCGGCTTGCTGCTTAGCCTTACCACCTTGCTTCTTCCTCTTCGACGCTTGTTGAATCTCCGTGTCTGCTTTGTGTTTACGTGAAACCTTGCGAGTCAAAGCTGGAGTTTGAGTAACGTACTGCCAGCTCCCATATTGCTTGCTCAAACTCGGCCTGTTTGCAACATACACCTCCGGTCTCTTCCTTGCACTTCTGGATCTACTCATCAACACTCTCCTCTCAGAAACATCACTCGTGCTTGTTCTAGCACTAGTGCTGCAGCTACTGCTGCTGCTCCTGCTATTCGTACTATTACTCCTCGACGACATTAGTGAGTCCTTGCTGCTAACGCTGCTCGTCCGGCTCATTGTCCTGGAAAGCGTAGTACTATTCAAGCTGAAAGACTTGGTTGGTGGGCAGGGAAAATCATGAGGCAAAAGCCGGCCATTCAAGAACAAATGGTCAGCAGGCGAGTCTGGTGATCCCGGTGTAACCAGCTCAAACTCGAACTCATTCTCCTGAACCGCCTTCTCGGGGACCTGCACCTTGCTCTTCTGCACAAGATTTGCCATGGAACACTGCAGAGAATGCACTGAATGAAAGAATGCAAGACCGAGTCCTAACATTTATACAAAAACAAAGCTGAGtgacataaattatatatcaggGGACATGGGATGATTGGCTTTTACTCCCTAAAGTAAGGCCATGACAATATAAAAATGGCCCCAGTTGTTGGCCCATAGAGATAAGCCTTGTGGTCACTATAATGTACTTTGATAATTCAAGATTAAAAAAGAAGTTAACGTGCTCAAAGTATAAAATCATGAGATTAAACTTTATAATTAAACAGAAGACACACTGACAGTGACAGAGGGATGGGATagtgaaaagaagaaagaaaccaAAGCTTTGAATAATGTATATAGGAATGAAATGTGTGCAAAGTTAAAGGTATTGTGAGAGAAGAGAACATACACAGTTATCTGCCAATAGTCCAAATTATATGGTTATTCTTCTCTTCCTTTTCTGGGTATTATTAAGATATTGAATGTGACTGCTGATTCTCTTTGTCTGCCTTCTCATTTTTAATTCCAAGTGTTCTAAGCACACCAAGGAATAAATGCATGTGATGTATACGGAACGAATTTTCGATCGgttacagaaatttaaatacccgtaaaaatatatttcggaTTTTAGACATATTAATCACATTTGTAATAGTTAAGCAGATGGTTAATGAGTGTAAACTAAGTAGTATTTTATCAGATGATTATGGGGATTAGTGGAGGTTTAATGATGTGGTTAAGGTGGTGCAGGATGGAAAGGTGTCCCTAAAACACTGAAGAAAAGGGGAAAGAAAGGGAGGGGAGGAAATTGAGGTGTGAAGCAACTTGAGTGATAACTAATTGGAATGTTTTTGGACCCCCCTCTACAATACAAGATGAGAGGATGAAGAGGAAGCAATTATGAGATTTCAAAATGCTAAACATGGCTTGTCTCTTTTTGTATGTGCTGTCCAAAACTAAAGGCAAAAGAGTATGGAGGACTAAAGTCTCTTGTACTATTGCTCCCACAATTCCTTTTGGTTTCTATAGCTTAATTTtactttcataaaattttcTTCTTAATCTATTTTATAAAATCTCGAATCGAGcgataatcaaatataaatttgagaCAGTATTATCATATACAGTCTTATTTTTtacatataaatatgaaaatgtgAGTAttctaaattattgatttattaaaaaaaatcaatatatttttttaaaaaattcacaaatttaCCGATTTGACTAACAATTATcgattttttccaaaaaatctCCGATGAACCGGTCCaccgatttttacaaccttgaAAAATGTATGcactttttgaatattttttacatataaaattacTTTTGAAAGAAAACAGGAAAGCatcttaaatatttatattaatttgacaAATATAGCTTATAAGCTCTTAACCACTGAGTTATCAACCGTggtctaaatatttatattaattaattgttcaTGTGTTGAGGTCTCGAGGATGTGTGTATGTTTTTGTGGATGTTGTGTACTTTATTTAGAGGGATTACACGCAAACAAGGCGACAATGTAGCTGTAGAAGAATTGGTTTGCCCCCCATTAGTGGATTTGAATGAGGAGAGGGCCCAACTGGGCCATCAGTTTGATTTTATTATAGCCTAGCTGTTTCAGTTTCTCACAGGCCCACCACCTGTTTTTGTGCTCCTGCCTTTTGACTCCTTTTGTTTTCTTGCTTTTGTTGGGCTTTGAATTTTGATGCTCA of the Daucus carota subsp. sativus chromosome 4, DH1 v3.0, whole genome shotgun sequence genome contains:
- the LOC108215677 gene encoding uncharacterized protein LOC108215677, encoding MANLVQKSKVQVPEKAVQENEFEFELVTPGSPDSPADHLFLNGRLLPHDFPCPPTKSFSLNSTTLSRTMSRTSSVSSKDSLMSSRSNSTNSRSSSSSCSTSARTSTSDVSERRVLMSRSRSARKRPEVYVANRPSLSKQYGSWQYVTQTPALTRKVSRKHKADTEIQQASKRKKQGGKAKQQAGKGKRIAGFFWRFFSWFVSTCNECHAINPSKRETVLQGGINS